In Longimicrobiales bacterium, a single window of DNA contains:
- a CDS encoding metalloregulator ArsR/SmtB family transcription factor yields the protein MNSVAPVLDHLSVVADAFRARTLAVLARQELTVSELCDVLQLPQSTVSRHLRMLADAGWVASRREGTSRYYSLPLDDLEPSRRQLWGLVNEQVARTAEAAQDEARLRSVLAGRRSKSAAFFSSAAHRWDIVRAELFGRDSHLPPLLALLDPGWVVGDLGCGTGQVSEALAPFVGRLIAVDTSGEMLEAARARLRDYPNVETCPGTLERLPLGDAQLDVGLLVLVLHHTADPGRVLVEAARVIRPGGVVLVADMLPHDHDEYRQTMGHVWLGFGERQMERWLAAAGFERMRWHHLPVEPGVKGPGLFAATARRTTFSSG from the coding sequence ATGAATAGCGTCGCCCCCGTTCTCGATCACCTCTCCGTTGTCGCCGACGCCTTCCGGGCGCGAACGCTGGCGGTCCTGGCGCGGCAGGAGCTGACCGTGTCGGAGCTGTGCGACGTGCTCCAGCTGCCGCAGTCCACGGTCAGCCGCCACCTGAGGATGCTGGCCGACGCGGGGTGGGTGGCGTCCCGCCGCGAGGGCACCAGCCGTTATTACAGCCTTCCGTTGGACGACCTCGAACCCTCCCGCAGGCAGCTCTGGGGGCTGGTCAACGAGCAGGTGGCGCGCACCGCCGAGGCCGCACAGGACGAAGCCCGGCTGCGGAGCGTGCTCGCTGGGCGGCGATCGAAATCGGCCGCCTTCTTCTCCTCCGCCGCTCACCGCTGGGACATCGTCCGGGCCGAGCTCTTCGGCCGGGACAGCCACCTGCCGCCTCTCCTGGCACTGCTGGACCCAGGCTGGGTGGTGGGGGACCTGGGCTGCGGCACCGGCCAGGTGAGCGAGGCGTTGGCACCCTTCGTGGGCAGGCTGATCGCGGTGGATACGTCCGGCGAGATGCTCGAGGCGGCGCGGGCGCGGCTGCGCGATTACCCGAACGTCGAGACGTGCCCCGGCACCCTGGAGCGGTTGCCGCTGGGCGACGCGCAGCTCGACGTCGGCCTTTTGGTCCTCGTCCTGCACCACACCGCCGATCCCGGCCGAGTGCTGGTCGAGGCGGCACGCGTGATCCGGCCCGGCGGCGTGGTGCTGGTGGCCGACATGCTTCCTCACGATCACGACGAGTATCGCCAGACGATGGGCCACGTCTGGCTCGGGTTCGGCGAGCGGCAAATGGAGCGCTGGCTCGCGGCCGCGGGGTTCGAGCGGATGCGCTGGCACCACCTGCCCGTGGAGCCGGGGGTGAAAGGACCGGGACTGTTCGCGGCCACCGCCCGGCGGACGACATTCTCGTCGGGATGA
- a CDS encoding GMC oxidoreductase, giving the protein MSSEHFDAIVVGSGPGGAGVARDLSRAGRRVLILERGRDWRGNPLYGTYAGALLYAEKRALLFTKEGVQIVRPLMVGGATSMYAGCSAPPPAWLHERHHVDVRAEAADLHAELAVAPLAPELRGAGSTRVADAAISLGMDWRPQDKFMLPARARPFDCGARCLLGCRCGAKWTAGEFVDDAVAAGAMLHSRSRVSRVIVQDGVAVGVAGHGPGGAFTHLASNVILAGGGLGTPMLLRTAGIDAGHGVAMDTTVMVYGSGKVPGMGEDPPMTWSCEDPELDVMYSTLIDPWLMYPIIMAVKGAAWPLTWPRWGHTLGVMIKVRDEVSGGIDARGRVSKGLSRTDALRLERAEEVARRILVAAGCRKDSLIRTPLRGTHPSATARIGDVVDAELGTGVRGLYVCDASVFPEALGRPTVLTILALARRLARRLTT; this is encoded by the coding sequence ATGAGCAGTGAACATTTCGATGCGATCGTCGTCGGCAGCGGTCCGGGAGGCGCCGGCGTCGCACGCGACCTGAGCCGTGCCGGGCGCCGCGTGCTGATTCTGGAGCGCGGCCGCGACTGGCGCGGCAATCCGCTGTACGGCACGTACGCGGGTGCACTCCTCTACGCCGAGAAGCGCGCGCTGCTCTTCACGAAGGAGGGTGTGCAGATCGTGCGGCCACTCATGGTCGGCGGCGCGACATCCATGTATGCCGGCTGCTCTGCGCCGCCGCCGGCCTGGCTGCATGAGCGTCATCACGTCGACGTGCGTGCGGAGGCGGCGGACCTTCATGCCGAGCTTGCCGTCGCGCCGCTCGCGCCGGAGCTGCGCGGCGCCGGCTCGACACGCGTTGCCGATGCCGCGATCAGCCTCGGCATGGACTGGCGCCCGCAGGACAAATTCATGCTGCCTGCGCGCGCGCGTCCGTTCGACTGCGGCGCGCGCTGCCTGCTCGGCTGCCGGTGCGGTGCCAAGTGGACTGCCGGTGAGTTCGTCGATGACGCGGTCGCGGCCGGGGCCATGCTGCACTCGCGCTCGCGCGTCAGCCGGGTCATCGTGCAGGACGGCGTGGCTGTCGGAGTCGCGGGGCACGGACCCGGAGGCGCGTTCACGCATCTCGCATCGAATGTTATTCTCGCGGGCGGCGGGCTCGGCACGCCGATGCTGCTCCGCACCGCGGGCATCGATGCGGGACACGGCGTCGCCATGGACACGACCGTGATGGTCTACGGCAGCGGCAAGGTGCCGGGGATGGGTGAGGACCCGCCGATGACGTGGAGCTGCGAGGATCCCGAGCTCGACGTGATGTACTCGACGCTCATCGATCCGTGGCTCATGTATCCGATCATCATGGCCGTGAAGGGAGCGGCATGGCCGCTGACATGGCCGCGGTGGGGACACACGCTCGGTGTGATGATCAAGGTGCGTGATGAGGTGAGCGGCGGCATCGATGCGCGCGGCCGCGTGTCGAAGGGGCTGAGCCGGACGGACGCGCTGCGGCTGGAACGCGCAGAGGAAGTGGCCCGTCGCATCCTCGTCGCCGCCGGCTGCCGCAAGGACTCTCTCATCCGCACACCCCTCCGCGGCACCCATCCGAGCGCCACCGCACGCATCGGCGACGTGGTCGACGCGGAACTCGGGACGGGCGTGCGCGGTCTATATGTCTGCGACGCGAGCGTGTTCCCGGAGGCACTCGGGCGGCCGACCGTGCTGACGATCCTCGCGCTCGCGCGACGTCTCGCGCGCAGACTCACGACGTAG
- a CDS encoding GH1 family beta-glucosidase encodes MNRSEFPADFLWGAATSAYQIEGAALEDGAGPSIWDRFSHVPGNTANGDTGDIACDHYHRYVADVALMVQLGLQSYRFSIAWSRVLPDGRGSVNQRGLDFYSRLVDALLERAIVPNVTLYHWDLPAALDDRGGWTHPDSAHWFSDFASLMFRTLGDRVDMWATLNEPWVVVDGGYMHGVMAPGQRSLPKAARAAHNLLRAHGAAVQAYRAERNGRIGIVVNLEPKDPASEAPADIAAATRADAYMNRFYLDPLMLGSYPAELHDIFGGAFPEVAAADMELIRQPIDFLGINFYKRGVTRHDPAAWPVYASLVPQPQHMMTTLGPDWEVYPPALTRTLLQVRERYGDIPLYVTENGAAFYDPPHTIDGVVHDPLRVHYLREHIRAAHDAIRQGVDLRGYYVWSLLDNFEWAGGYAPRFGIVHVDYSSLARTPKDSAHFYAAVIRANGLPEPGADAAV; translated from the coding sequence ATGAATCGATCAGAGTTTCCGGCCGACTTCCTCTGGGGCGCCGCCACGTCAGCGTACCAGATCGAAGGCGCCGCCCTCGAGGACGGTGCCGGGCCGAGCATCTGGGACCGCTTTTCGCACGTACCCGGCAACACCGCGAACGGTGATACAGGGGACATCGCGTGCGATCATTATCACCGCTATGTCGCCGATGTCGCGCTCATGGTGCAGCTCGGCCTCCAGTCGTACCGCTTCAGCATCGCATGGAGCCGTGTCCTGCCCGACGGCCGCGGCAGCGTGAACCAGCGCGGCCTGGATTTCTACAGCCGCCTCGTGGACGCACTGCTCGAGCGTGCCATCGTACCGAACGTAACACTCTACCACTGGGATCTGCCTGCCGCACTGGACGACCGCGGCGGCTGGACCCATCCGGACAGCGCGCACTGGTTCAGCGATTTCGCTTCACTGATGTTCCGCACACTCGGCGACCGGGTGGACATGTGGGCCACACTGAACGAGCCCTGGGTCGTCGTCGACGGCGGCTACATGCACGGCGTCATGGCTCCCGGCCAGCGCAGCCTGCCCAAGGCAGCACGCGCCGCGCACAATCTGCTGCGTGCGCACGGCGCCGCCGTGCAGGCGTACCGTGCCGAACGGAACGGCCGCATCGGCATTGTCGTCAACCTGGAGCCAAAGGACCCCGCATCCGAGGCGCCTGCCGACATCGCGGCGGCCACGCGTGCCGATGCATACATGAACCGCTTCTACCTCGATCCGCTCATGCTCGGCAGCTACCCGGCCGAGCTGCACGACATTTTCGGCGGGGCATTTCCCGAGGTCGCAGCGGCGGACATGGAGCTGATCCGCCAGCCGATCGACTTCCTCGGCATCAACTTCTACAAGCGCGGTGTGACCCGGCATGATCCGGCCGCATGGCCCGTGTATGCTTCGCTGGTACCCCAGCCACAGCACATGATGACCACGCTCGGCCCGGACTGGGAGGTGTATCCCCCGGCACTCACCCGCACGCTGCTCCAGGTGCGCGAGCGCTACGGCGACATCCCGCTCTACGTCACGGAGAACGGCGCCGCGTTCTACGACCCGCCGCACACCATCGACGGCGTGGTGCACGACCCGCTGCGCGTGCACTACCTGCGCGAGCACATCCGTGCCGCGCACGATGCCATCCGTCAGGGTGTCGATCTCCGCGGTTACTACGTCTGGTCGCTGCTCGACAACTTCGAGTGGGCCGGCGGCTATGCGCCGCGCTTCGGCATCGTGCACGTCGACTATTCGTCGCTCGCCCGCACGCCGAAGGACAGTGCGCACTTCTATGCCGCCGTGATCCGTGCGAACGGCCTCCCG
- a CDS encoding tetratricopeptide repeat protein, with translation MVFRLVPLVLLVFLIAPAAQPDPARPQSNQANRSQHVKNGVDHFNRAFYELTPRKRDVEATRAFDLAIVEFEAELRASPGSVDAHRYLGRIYTLRKQFTRAARHYDEMCALVPGDVDACVLAAVAYAEAGQRAEARDRLLAAKARTTDPEALAKLDQYLSKLDRHEPGDERGR, from the coding sequence ATGGTCTTCAGACTGGTGCCCCTGGTCCTCCTCGTCTTCCTGATCGCGCCGGCAGCCCAACCCGACCCGGCGAGGCCTCAGTCCAACCAGGCGAATCGCTCTCAGCACGTCAAGAACGGCGTGGACCATTTCAACCGCGCCTTTTACGAGCTGACGCCGCGCAAACGCGACGTGGAGGCGACGCGTGCGTTCGACCTGGCGATCGTGGAGTTCGAGGCGGAACTGCGCGCCTCACCGGGCTCGGTGGACGCGCACCGCTACCTTGGGCGGATCTACACCCTCCGCAAGCAGTTCACGAGGGCCGCCCGGCATTACGACGAGATGTGCGCGCTCGTGCCGGGCGACGTGGATGCCTGCGTCCTGGCGGCTGTCGCCTACGCTGAGGCGGGGCAGCGTGCCGAGGCCCGGGACCGGCTCCTGGCGGCGAAGGCGCGCACGACGGACCCCGAAGCACTCGCCAAACTCGATCAGTATTTGTCGAAGCTCGATCGGCACGAGCCGGGCGACGAGAGGGGGAGGTGA
- a CDS encoding nitrilase-related carbon-nitrogen hydrolase: MRVALVQQHATRDKQDNIERGLASLVEAARAGASLVCYAELAFEWFHPQNPAAGDVTSLAEPLDGPLVTAFRRKARELEVVVVLNFFELDRGETFDSSPVIDADGTLLGVTRMVHITDYDCFHEQGYYTPGDNGAPVYRTRAGNIGVAICYDRHYPEYMRALALGGADLVVIPQAGAVGEWPEGLYESELRVAAFQNGYYTALCNRVGREDRLEFAGESFVCAPDGVVIARAAQGSDEILLTDINFARNAESHARQLFLRQRRPELYCDWLG; this comes from the coding sequence ATGAGGGTCGCGCTCGTTCAGCAGCACGCAACGAGGGACAAGCAGGACAACATCGAGCGCGGCCTCGCCAGCCTGGTGGAGGCCGCGCGCGCCGGCGCTTCACTCGTCTGCTATGCCGAGCTCGCCTTCGAGTGGTTTCACCCGCAGAATCCGGCAGCCGGGGATGTCACTTCGCTCGCCGAGCCGCTCGATGGCCCGCTCGTCACCGCGTTCCGCAGGAAGGCGCGCGAACTGGAAGTGGTCGTCGTCCTGAACTTTTTCGAGCTCGATCGTGGTGAGACGTTCGACTCCTCGCCGGTGATCGACGCCGACGGTACTCTGCTCGGCGTCACCCGCATGGTGCACATCACCGATTACGACTGCTTCCACGAGCAGGGCTACTACACCCCAGGCGACAACGGCGCGCCCGTATACCGCACACGCGCGGGTAACATCGGCGTCGCCATCTGTTACGACCGTCATTACCCCGAGTACATGCGCGCCCTCGCCCTCGGCGGCGCCGATCTCGTGGTCATTCCGCAGGCGGGTGCCGTAGGCGAGTGGCCGGAAGGCCTCTACGAGAGCGAGCTTCGCGTCGCCGCATTCCAGAACGGCTACTACACCGCGCTGTGCAATCGCGTGGGCAGGGAGGACCGGCTCGAGTTCGCCGGCGAGTCGTTCGTGTGTGCACCCGACGGCGTCGTGATCGCACGCGCCGCACAGGGCAGCGACGAGATACTGTTAACGGACATCAATTTCGCGCGTAACGCAGAGTCCCACGCGCGTCAGCTCTTCCTCAGGCAGCGCCGACCCGAGCTCTACTGCGACTGGCTTGGCTAG
- the ugpC gene encoding sn-glycerol-3-phosphate ABC transporter ATP-binding protein UgpC produces the protein MASVRLDGIRKVYDNSFVAVHDASFEVRDGEFVVLVGPSGCGKSTTLRMIAGLESITAGELRIGDRLVNDVPSSERDIAMVFQNYALYPHMTVYENMAFALRLRNESKTEIDRRVREAADILDIRAILGSRPRQLSGGQRQRVAVGRAIVRHPQVFLFDEPLSNLDAKLRVQTRKEIARLHRQLDATMIYVTHDQVEAMTMGDRIVVMSAGHIQQIGAPLELYESPANQFVAGFIGSPAMNFVDGTLEEHDGTVTVVAMDGGLRVPLPPGARKHLAGLADGRLGIGIRPEDLYLEGSGPADVVRTEVTVDAVEPMGNEVFVYASAGSTELVARVAPDRLPRVDERLAIAMDRGRLHYFDPTSGSAIAGLRAVADTAPAMQPQPPGSA, from the coding sequence ATGGCGAGTGTGAGACTGGACGGCATACGCAAGGTGTACGACAACAGCTTCGTTGCCGTGCACGATGCCTCGTTCGAGGTCAGGGACGGCGAGTTCGTCGTGCTGGTCGGTCCGTCCGGCTGCGGCAAGAGCACGACGCTCCGCATGATCGCCGGCCTGGAGAGCATTACAGCGGGTGAGCTGCGCATCGGTGACCGCCTCGTGAACGATGTCCCGTCGAGCGAGCGCGACATCGCCATGGTCTTTCAGAACTACGCGCTCTACCCGCACATGACGGTGTACGAGAACATGGCCTTCGCCCTGCGCCTCCGCAACGAGTCGAAGACGGAGATCGACCGACGCGTGCGCGAGGCGGCGGACATCCTCGACATCCGAGCGATCCTGGGCAGCAGGCCGCGCCAGCTCTCCGGCGGCCAGCGCCAGCGCGTCGCAGTCGGCCGCGCCATCGTACGGCATCCGCAGGTCTTCCTCTTCGATGAGCCGCTCTCCAACCTGGACGCCAAGCTGCGCGTGCAGACGCGCAAGGAGATCGCACGCCTGCACCGCCAGCTCGATGCGACCATGATCTACGTCACGCACGACCAGGTGGAGGCCATGACGATGGGCGACCGCATCGTCGTCATGAGCGCGGGCCACATCCAGCAGATCGGTGCGCCGCTCGAGCTCTACGAGAGCCCAGCCAACCAGTTCGTCGCCGGGTTCATCGGCAGCCCCGCCATGAATTTCGTCGACGGCACGCTCGAGGAGCACGACGGGACGGTAACTGTTGTCGCGATGGATGGCGGCCTGCGCGTCCCGTTGCCGCCGGGCGCCCGCAAGCACCTCGCAGGACTCGCGGACGGCCGGCTCGGGATCGGTATACGGCCGGAGGATCTCTACCTGGAGGGCAGCGGCCCGGCGGACGTGGTGCGCACGGAGGTCACGGTCGATGCCGTGGAGCCAATGGGTAACGAGGTCTTCGTCTACGCGAGCGCGGGCAGCACCGAGCTGGTGGCACGCGTGGCGCCAGACCGCCTGCCCCGCGTCGACGAGCGGCTGGCCATCGCCATGGACCGTGGGCGTCTGCATTACTTCGACCCGACCAGCGGATCAGCCATCGCCGGATTGCGCGCCGTGGCAGACACGGCGCCCGCCATGCAGCCGCAACCACCCGGCAGCGCGTGA
- the ahcY gene encoding adenosylhomocysteinase: MSLTVETPHVFDAARKAGREPFKVKDLSLAEFGRKEIRLAEHEMPGLMALRARHAGQRPLAGARIMGSLHMTVQTAVLIETLVDLGADVRWVSCNIFSTQDHAAAAVVVGRAETKGTPENPRGTPVFAWKGETLDEYWWSTREALVWPDGSGPTQIVDDGGDATLFVHKAYEYEKAGKVPAFDAEKEPEEWGVILDAIREELAARPGLWTRIAEGIQGVSEETTTGVHRLYQMMEPGTLLFPAINVNDSVTKSKFDNIYGCRHSLPDGLNRATDVMLGGKVALVLGYGEVGKGCAQALRGQGCRVVVTEIDPICALQAAMEGFQVATLDDMVGTADVFITATGNLNVITARHMSQMKDKAIVGNIGHFDNEIDMAGLKKINGMERINIKPQYDEFRFPDGHSVMILAEGRLLNLGCATGHPSFVMSASFTNQVMAQLELADNSDRYEKKVYVLPKHLDEKVARLHLEKLGVKLTQLSPKQADYIGVPVDGPYKPEHYRY, encoded by the coding sequence ATGAGCCTGACCGTTGAGACCCCCCACGTGTTCGACGCCGCCCGCAAGGCGGGACGCGAACCCTTCAAGGTGAAGGACCTCTCCCTGGCCGAGTTCGGCCGCAAGGAGATCAGGCTGGCCGAGCACGAGATGCCCGGCCTCATGGCGCTCCGGGCCCGCCACGCGGGCCAGCGCCCCCTGGCCGGCGCCCGCATCATGGGCAGCCTCCACATGACGGTGCAGACCGCCGTCCTCATCGAGACCCTCGTTGACCTCGGCGCCGATGTCCGCTGGGTCTCGTGCAACATCTTCTCGACCCAGGACCACGCCGCCGCCGCGGTTGTCGTCGGCCGCGCCGAGACGAAAGGGACCCCCGAGAACCCGCGCGGCACGCCGGTGTTCGCGTGGAAGGGCGAGACCCTCGACGAGTACTGGTGGTCCACGCGCGAGGCGCTGGTGTGGCCCGACGGCAGCGGGCCGACCCAGATCGTGGACGACGGCGGCGACGCGACGCTGTTCGTGCACAAGGCCTACGAGTACGAGAAGGCGGGCAAGGTCCCGGCCTTCGACGCCGAGAAGGAACCCGAGGAGTGGGGCGTCATCCTCGACGCGATCCGCGAGGAGCTGGCGGCGCGGCCGGGCCTCTGGACGCGCATCGCCGAGGGGATCCAGGGCGTGAGCGAGGAGACCACCACCGGCGTGCACCGCCTCTACCAGATGATGGAGCCGGGGACGCTTCTCTTCCCGGCCATCAACGTCAACGACTCGGTGACGAAGAGCAAGTTCGACAACATCTACGGCTGCCGCCACTCGCTGCCCGACGGCCTCAACCGGGCGACCGACGTGATGCTGGGCGGCAAGGTTGCGCTGGTGCTGGGCTACGGCGAGGTGGGCAAGGGGTGCGCCCAGGCGCTGCGCGGGCAGGGGTGCCGCGTGGTGGTGACCGAGATCGACCCGATCTGCGCCCTCCAGGCAGCCATGGAAGGCTTCCAGGTGGCCACGCTCGACGACATGGTCGGGACCGCGGACGTCTTCATCACGGCGACCGGGAACCTGAACGTCATCACCGCCCGCCACATGTCGCAGATGAAGGACAAGGCGATCGTGGGCAACATCGGCCACTTCGACAACGAGATCGACATGGCCGGGCTGAAGAAGATCAATGGGATGGAGCGGATCAACATCAAGCCGCAGTACGACGAGTTCCGCTTCCCCGACGGCCACAGCGTCATGATCCTCGCCGAGGGCCGGCTGCTCAACCTCGGCTGCGCCACGGGTCACCCGTCGTTCGTGATGAGCGCGAGCTTCACGAACCAGGTGATGGCACAGCTCGAGCTGGCGGACAATTCCGACCGCTACGAGAAGAAGGTCTACGTACTGCCGAAGCACCTCGACGAGAAGGTCGCGCGCCTGCACCTCGAGAAGCTCGGTGTGAAGCTCACGCAGCTTTCGCCGAAGCAGGCCGATTACATCGGTGTGCCGGTGGATGGGCCATACAAGCCGGAGCACTACCGTTACTAG
- a CDS encoding Ig-like domain-containing protein, with translation MHPRTPRLCRSAAAALAAALVAVALLGGMPGVDAGSPGGARYLPDTDKVFWFIQTSDLHIGTRGGTDADRLRWLVTTGRSVINPQFVVVTGDLTDSTNGNWLGIPNGPHQAEWDEYQSILAAAGVGPDIYYDLPGNHDAYSDKTFAYYRANSIQGRATGLTQHSWTREFPFGKYHFLGVNSSGNTGAAFSISFPFGDPAGLDAAELSFIDQELKAHTDAALTFVFGHHPVTDTGAADDTWLFYGQEELIAALDGFGASAYNYGHTHDLTDTQFTGNSYTGFMGNGGIRYTSVTSLGKSSSLHYNVIAVDCNAVSSVPQTVNTWPVVLITAPASKYVGSAPNPYAYSVPNSATNPVRALVFDAGTVASVSYRIDASTVWQPMSRVPSNHALWQGTWNASAVAAGEHSLEVRAVGTTTRSHTIRVQVQATTPTPNQPPTAVDDAYSTPAGVTLSVPAAGVLTNDTDADGDALTALLASDPVHGTVALHANGGFTYIPAAGYTGDDSFAYTAHDARDLVSNTATVSLTITAPPPTTETVTISAATYTKRTRTLAVTATSSAQPGVTLTVEGYGQMTWNAKKNLYTYSSLTTTPPATVTVTSTGGGSATLGVKTK, from the coding sequence ATGCACCCGCGCACACCTCGCCTCTGCCGGAGCGCGGCCGCGGCGCTCGCCGCCGCCCTCGTGGCCGTCGCGCTGCTCGGCGGCATGCCGGGAGTCGACGCCGGCAGCCCGGGCGGCGCCCGCTACCTCCCCGACACCGACAAGGTCTTCTGGTTCATCCAGACCTCGGACCTGCACATCGGCACTCGAGGCGGAACCGATGCCGACAGGCTTCGGTGGCTGGTCACCACCGGGCGGTCGGTCATCAACCCCCAGTTCGTCGTCGTGACGGGCGACCTGACCGACTCGACCAACGGCAACTGGCTGGGGATCCCGAACGGCCCGCACCAGGCCGAGTGGGATGAGTACCAGTCGATCCTGGCGGCCGCCGGCGTGGGACCGGACATCTACTACGACCTGCCCGGGAACCACGACGCGTACAGCGACAAGACGTTCGCTTACTACCGCGCAAACTCGATTCAGGGGCGCGCGACGGGGCTGACCCAGCACTCCTGGACGAGGGAGTTCCCCTTCGGCAAGTACCACTTCCTCGGCGTCAACTCCAGCGGCAACACCGGGGCGGCCTTCAGCATCTCGTTTCCGTTCGGCGACCCCGCCGGCCTCGATGCGGCCGAATTGTCGTTCATCGACCAGGAACTGAAGGCTCACACCGACGCCGCGCTGACGTTCGTCTTCGGGCACCACCCGGTCACCGACACAGGGGCAGCCGACGACACGTGGCTGTTCTATGGCCAGGAGGAGCTCATCGCCGCGCTCGACGGCTTCGGTGCCTCTGCATACAACTACGGCCACACGCACGATCTCACCGACACGCAGTTCACCGGCAACTCATACACCGGTTTCATGGGCAACGGGGGCATCCGGTACACCAGCGTCACCTCGCTGGGCAAGAGCAGCTCGCTGCACTACAACGTGATCGCCGTGGACTGCAACGCCGTCAGCTCGGTCCCCCAGACGGTGAACACCTGGCCCGTGGTCCTGATAACCGCGCCCGCGAGCAAGTACGTCGGGTCGGCGCCCAACCCCTACGCGTATTCCGTCCCGAACTCGGCCACCAACCCGGTCAGAGCCCTCGTGTTCGACGCTGGAACCGTCGCCAGCGTCTCGTACAGGATCGACGCGAGCACCGTCTGGCAGCCGATGTCGCGGGTCCCGTCGAACCACGCGCTCTGGCAGGGAACCTGGAATGCGTCGGCGGTTGCGGCGGGCGAGCACTCGCTGGAGGTTCGTGCCGTCGGAACGACGACCCGCTCGCACACGATCCGCGTGCAGGTCCAGGCCACCACACCAACGCCCAACCAGCCGCCGACTGCCGTCGATGACGCCTACTCCACGCCGGCGGGCGTCACCCTCAGCGTCCCCGCAGCCGGCGTCCTGACAAACGACACCGACGCGGACGGCGACGCCCTCACGGCACTGCTCGCGAGCGATCCCGTGCACGGGACGGTGGCGCTGCACGCCAACGGCGGCTTCACGTATATCCCGGCAGCCGGCTACACCGGGGACGACAGTTTCGCTTACACGGCGCACGATGCCCGCGACCTCGTCTCCAACACGGCCACCGTATCGCTGACCATCACCGCTCCCCCGCCAACCACGGAGACGGTGACGATTTCGGCGGCGACCTACACCAAGAGGACCAGGACGCTGGCCGTCACCGCGACGAGCAGCGCCCAGCCTGGCGTCACGCTCACGGTCGAGGGTTACGGCCAGATGACGTGGAACGCGAAAAAGAACCTGTACACCTACAGCAGCCTGACCACCACGCCTCCCGCCACCGTCACGGTCACCTCCACCGGCGGCGGCTCCGCCACCCTGGGGGTCAAGACCAAGTAG